Proteins encoded in a region of the Roseateles sp. SL47 genome:
- a CDS encoding class 1 fructose-bisphosphatase, with product MSSSRVSLTQYLVEQQRLHGHIPSQLRLLIEVVARACKRIAISVNKGALGDVLGTAGSENVQGEVQKKLDIIANEVLIEANEWGGHLAAMASEEMEGIYVVPNRFPQGEYLLMFDPLDGSSNIDVNVSIGTIFSVLKKPEGSLGVSEEDFHQPGTSQVAAGYCVYGPQTTLVLTVGDGVTMFTLDREQGSWVLTADDVRVPEDTKEFAINMSNMRHWDEPVKRYIDECLAGEEGPRGKNFNMRWIASMVADVHRILTRGGIFMYPWDKREPNKAGKLRLMYEANPMAFLIEQAGGAATNGHERIMGLTPTKLHERVAVVLGSKNEVERVTRYHQEARK from the coding sequence ATGAGTAGTTCTCGCGTCAGCCTGACCCAATACCTGGTCGAGCAGCAGCGGCTGCATGGTCACATTCCGTCGCAGCTGCGGCTCCTGATCGAGGTGGTGGCACGCGCCTGCAAGCGCATTGCCATCAGCGTGAACAAGGGCGCACTGGGTGACGTGCTGGGCACGGCCGGATCGGAAAACGTGCAGGGCGAGGTCCAGAAGAAGCTGGACATCATTGCCAATGAAGTGCTGATCGAGGCCAACGAGTGGGGCGGCCATCTGGCGGCCATGGCGTCGGAAGAAATGGAAGGCATCTATGTGGTGCCCAACCGTTTCCCGCAAGGCGAATACCTGCTGATGTTCGACCCGCTGGACGGCTCCAGCAACATCGACGTCAACGTCTCCATTGGCACCATCTTCTCGGTGCTGAAGAAGCCCGAGGGCAGCCTGGGTGTGAGCGAAGAGGACTTCCACCAGCCGGGCACCTCTCAGGTGGCCGCTGGTTACTGCGTGTATGGCCCGCAGACTACGCTGGTGCTGACGGTGGGCGATGGTGTGACCATGTTCACCCTGGACCGCGAGCAAGGCTCGTGGGTGCTGACGGCCGACGACGTGCGCGTGCCCGAAGACACCAAGGAATTTGCAATCAACATGTCCAACATGCGCCACTGGGACGAACCGGTGAAGCGCTACATCGACGAATGCCTGGCCGGTGAAGAAGGCCCGCGCGGCAAGAACTTCAACATGCGCTGGATTGCCTCGATGGTGGCGGATGTGCATCGCATCCTGACGCGCGGCGGCATCTTCATGTACCCGTGGGACAAGCGCGAGCCCAACAAGGCCGGCAAGCTGCGACTGATGTATGAGGCCAATCCGATGGCCTTCCTCATCGAACAGGCCGGTGGCGCGGCCACCAACGGGCATGAGCGCATCATGGGCCTGACACCCACCAAGCTGCATGAGCGCGTGGCGGTGGTGCTGGGGTCGAAGAATGAAGTGGAACGCGTGACGCGTTATCACCAGGAAGCCCGGAAGTAA
- a CDS encoding DUF4826 family protein: protein MTEDDDTEFEAEWLAERRAEILAYLTAEGINHSSVGDEPAWWVAPYVSIWAVEHQGHPGQVSGWAICGDLPSDYVSAQTAKSPREAMKAIASLWADAAALMARGERHPTFIIGDGSNDAELAPMLASRAELLQEWADDPDIWD, encoded by the coding sequence ATGACCGAAGACGACGACACCGAATTCGAAGCGGAGTGGCTCGCCGAGCGCCGGGCGGAAATCCTGGCCTATTTGACGGCCGAGGGCATCAACCACAGTTCGGTGGGCGATGAGCCCGCGTGGTGGGTGGCGCCCTATGTCAGCATCTGGGCAGTGGAGCACCAGGGCCACCCGGGCCAGGTGAGCGGGTGGGCCATCTGCGGAGACTTGCCCAGCGACTATGTATCGGCCCAGACCGCCAAAAGCCCGCGCGAGGCGATGAAGGCAATCGCCTCGCTCTGGGCAGACGCTGCTGCGCTCATGGCGCGCGGAGAGCGGCATCCCACCTTCATCATCGGCGACGGCAGCAATGATGCAGAGCTGGCGCCGATGTTGGCTTCACGGGCCGAGCTGCTGCAAGAGTGGGCGGACGATCCGGACATCTGGGACTGA
- a CDS encoding alkene reductase: protein MSQQHPLFSPIQVGPWQLPHRVVMAPMTRSRSTQPGDIPNAMNARYYAQRASAGLIVTEATQISPQGKGYSFTPGIYSPEQVEGWRQVTQAVHEAGGRIFLQLWHVGRMSHPAFHDGALPVAPSAEPFEASIWMVDPATGQGGMHACPTPRALACDEIHTIVQDFRRAARNAMAAGFDGVEVHGANGYLIDQFLRTTSNTRTDEYGGSRENRLRFLREVMAAVVDEVGPDRAAIRLAPFLTARGMACPDILPTLLEAASDLQGLGIAYLHLVEADWDDAPEFTEAFRRDIRARFQGPIIVAGHYDKARAQWVLAQGYADLVAFGRPFVANPDLPRRLAEDLPLAPFDGGLLFGGTERGYTDYPAWGER, encoded by the coding sequence ATGTCTCAACAGCATCCCTTGTTCTCCCCGATTCAGGTCGGTCCCTGGCAGTTGCCGCATCGTGTGGTGATGGCGCCCATGACACGCTCGCGCAGCACCCAGCCCGGCGACATCCCCAACGCGATGAATGCGCGCTACTACGCACAGCGGGCCAGTGCCGGCCTGATCGTGACCGAAGCCACCCAGATCTCACCGCAAGGCAAGGGTTATTCATTCACGCCGGGCATCTACAGCCCGGAGCAGGTGGAGGGCTGGCGTCAGGTCACTCAGGCGGTGCATGAAGCGGGCGGCCGGATCTTCCTGCAGCTTTGGCATGTAGGGCGCATGTCGCACCCGGCGTTTCACGACGGGGCGCTGCCGGTGGCGCCGTCTGCTGAACCGTTTGAAGCTTCGATCTGGATGGTGGACCCGGCCACCGGCCAGGGCGGCATGCACGCCTGCCCCACACCCCGCGCCCTGGCGTGCGACGAGATCCACACCATCGTGCAGGATTTCCGCAGGGCGGCCCGCAATGCCATGGCTGCTGGCTTTGATGGCGTGGAGGTGCACGGTGCCAACGGCTATTTGATCGACCAGTTCCTGCGTACCACCTCCAACACGCGCACCGACGAGTACGGTGGCTCCCGAGAGAACCGCCTGCGCTTCCTGCGCGAGGTGATGGCTGCGGTGGTGGACGAGGTGGGGCCGGACCGCGCAGCCATTCGTCTGGCGCCTTTCCTCACGGCCCGGGGCATGGCCTGCCCGGACATCCTGCCGACCCTGCTAGAGGCCGCCAGCGACCTGCAAGGCTTGGGCATTGCCTACCTGCATCTGGTGGAGGCGGACTGGGATGACGCTCCCGAGTTCACGGAAGCCTTTCGCCGCGACATCCGCGCCCGCTTCCAGGGGCCGATCATCGTGGCCGGCCACTACGACAAGGCCCGCGCACAGTGGGTGCTGGCGCAGGGGTATGCGGACCTGGTGGCCTTTGGGCGCCCGTTCGTCGCCAATCCGGACCTGCCGCGTCGTCTGGCGGAAGACCTGCCGTTGGCGCCGTTCGACGGTGGCTTGCTGTTTGGCGGCACGGAGCGGGGCTACACCGACTATCCCGCATGGGGTGAGCGTTGA
- a CDS encoding SDR family oxidoreductase — MTFSDQTVSVVVGGQTGIGRAVAQALQQRPGRVVVASRRDGLDIADPAAVERFFADLGPVDHVVVTAGSQAPGGKLVDVGLDAAKAAFDVKFWGSLAVAQSAARHLRPGGSLTLTSGFLARRTVPGSFVKTAMNAGLEAVAKILARELAPLRVNVVSPGLTETEAYASMEPSARSAMLDRAASSLPVGRFGQPADLAQGYLLAIDNPFMTGAVIDIDGGALIQ; from the coding sequence ATGACGTTTTCAGATCAAACGGTGTCTGTGGTGGTCGGGGGCCAGACCGGCATTGGCCGTGCAGTGGCGCAGGCTTTGCAGCAGCGCCCTGGGCGGGTGGTCGTCGCGAGCCGACGCGATGGCTTGGACATCGCTGATCCCGCTGCGGTGGAACGCTTTTTCGCCGACCTTGGGCCTGTGGACCACGTTGTTGTCACTGCGGGCTCCCAGGCGCCTGGGGGCAAGCTGGTGGATGTGGGCCTGGACGCCGCCAAGGCCGCTTTTGACGTCAAGTTCTGGGGCAGCCTGGCCGTGGCGCAATCGGCGGCCCGCCACTTGCGTCCCGGTGGCAGCCTCACCCTGACCTCTGGCTTTCTGGCCCGGCGCACGGTCCCTGGCAGCTTTGTCAAAACGGCGATGAACGCGGGCCTGGAAGCCGTTGCCAAGATCCTGGCCCGAGAGCTGGCCCCGCTGCGCGTTAATGTGGTGAGCCCTGGGCTGACGGAAACCGAAGCCTATGCGTCCATGGAACCCAGTGCCCGTAGCGCCATGCTGGACCGCGCCGCCAGCAGCCTCCCCGTGGGGCGCTTCGGACAACCGGCGGACTTGGCCCAAGGCTATCTGCTGGCCATCGACAACCCATTCATGACCGGCGCCGTGATCGACATCGACGGCGGTGCACTCATCCAGTGA
- a CDS encoding LysR family transcriptional regulator, whose translation MLDALKLFLTIIEKGGLSAAGRELGLSPASVSERLAALEAHYGVALLTRTTRSLRLTEEGRTLAEGARRLLAESEELESRVRLGAEKLSGPVRLSAPVDLGQSRLVPLLDRFMEQHPDVSIDLDLTDGFVDLVSQGMDFAVRYGSLADSSLKAKLIGENRRVVCAAPSYLQRRGRPSHPDDLVHHDCLIMRFGLNSDRVWNFRIHGQPHSVTVKGRRTANNGELVRRWCLQGHGLCRKSVWDVQADLDAGRLVELLPEFNADRSALQIVYAPTRVQPRRVRSLIELIAAELAQPTTRRDE comes from the coding sequence ATGCTGGACGCTCTCAAGCTCTTCCTCACCATCATTGAAAAAGGCGGGCTCTCCGCTGCGGGCCGGGAACTGGGGTTGTCGCCGGCCTCGGTGTCCGAACGGCTCGCCGCCCTGGAGGCCCATTACGGCGTTGCTTTGCTCACCCGCACCACACGCTCCCTCCGTCTCACCGAAGAAGGCCGCACCCTGGCAGAAGGCGCTCGCCGCTTGCTGGCGGAATCGGAGGAACTGGAAAGCCGTGTGCGTCTCGGTGCGGAGAAGCTGTCCGGCCCGGTGCGTCTGAGTGCGCCGGTGGACCTGGGTCAGAGCCGCCTGGTGCCCTTGCTGGATCGCTTCATGGAGCAGCATCCGGACGTTTCCATCGACCTGGACCTCACCGATGGGTTTGTGGATCTGGTCAGCCAGGGCATGGACTTCGCCGTGCGTTACGGCAGCCTGGCGGACAGCAGCCTCAAGGCGAAGCTCATCGGTGAGAACCGCCGGGTGGTGTGTGCGGCCCCGAGCTATTTGCAGCGGCGCGGCCGTCCCTCACATCCGGATGATCTGGTTCATCACGACTGCCTCATCATGCGTTTCGGATTAAACAGCGACCGGGTTTGGAACTTCCGGATCCATGGGCAGCCGCACAGCGTCACGGTGAAGGGTCGGCGCACGGCCAACAACGGGGAACTGGTGCGGCGCTGGTGTCTGCAGGGCCATGGCCTGTGCCGCAAGTCGGTGTGGGACGTGCAGGCCGATCTGGATGCCGGGCGTCTGGTGGAACTGCTGCCGGAATTCAACGCGGACCGGTCGGCCCTGCAGATCGTATATGCGCCCACGCGGGTGCAACCACGGCGGGTGCGCAGCCTGATCGAGCTGATCGCAGCGGAGCTGGCTCAGCCGACCACCAGGCGCGACGAGTGA
- a CDS encoding MarR family winged helix-turn-helix transcriptional regulator, whose product MSTNTTAGRGMGKSADRSKGRDDDVLELIHTVMHQYRALQYRVLKDGPHDITHMDGKVLGFFHRHPGATQSDLAQQSGRDKAQLARLIKGLREQGLLTAEADELDRRQVRLHLSEAGLAVHRELRQASSHLSVQAVEGLSKEEQQQLMALLLKVKANLERED is encoded by the coding sequence ATGTCAACCAACACCACCGCCGGTAGGGGCATGGGCAAGTCCGCAGACCGTTCCAAGGGCCGGGACGACGACGTGCTGGAGCTGATCCACACGGTGATGCATCAATACCGTGCCCTGCAGTACCGCGTGCTCAAGGACGGCCCGCACGACATCACCCACATGGACGGCAAGGTGCTGGGGTTCTTCCATCGGCATCCCGGTGCCACGCAGAGCGACCTGGCCCAACAGAGCGGGCGGGACAAGGCGCAACTGGCGCGTCTCATCAAGGGCTTGCGGGAGCAGGGGCTGCTTACGGCGGAAGCGGATGAGCTGGACCGGCGCCAGGTGCGCCTGCATCTGAGTGAGGCCGGACTGGCCGTGCACCGCGAACTCCGGCAGGCGTCCAGCCATCTGTCGGTTCAGGCCGTTGAGGGCTTGAGCAAGGAAGAGCAGCAGCAGCTGATGGCGCTGCTGTTGAAGGTCAAGGCCAATCTGGAGCGCGAGGACTGA
- a CDS encoding siderophore-interacting protein, which translates to MPTPSRVRRVRHELKRRELTVETVESPTPNMRRVTLTGDALEDFVSASFDDHIKLFFPTDSDTPAMRDYTPRAYSNAERRLVIEFAQHGDGPAASWSAAAKPGETLTVGGPRGSFIIPTDYDWHLLAGDETALPAIARRLEELPADTRAIVLLNVASADRRELPSRAAVDLCWVDDDAALLDAARALTLPAGEGYAWCAGEANTMAALRKILVDDKGHDRHAIRAAAYWKRGAANHHENLE; encoded by the coding sequence CTGCCAACCCCCAGCCGCGTGCGTCGTGTCCGTCACGAACTCAAGCGGCGGGAGTTGACGGTGGAGACCGTGGAATCGCCCACCCCCAACATGCGCCGCGTGACCCTGACCGGGGACGCCTTGGAGGACTTCGTCAGCGCGTCCTTCGACGACCACATCAAGCTGTTCTTCCCCACCGACAGCGACACACCGGCCATGCGCGACTACACCCCACGCGCGTACAGCAATGCCGAGCGCCGACTGGTGATCGAGTTCGCCCAGCACGGCGACGGCCCCGCAGCCAGTTGGTCCGCTGCGGCCAAGCCGGGCGAAACGCTCACCGTGGGCGGCCCGCGGGGCTCTTTCATCATCCCCACCGATTACGACTGGCACCTGCTGGCCGGTGATGAAACCGCGCTGCCTGCCATCGCCCGTCGGCTGGAAGAGCTGCCGGCAGACACCCGTGCCATCGTGCTGTTGAACGTGGCCAGCGCCGACCGCCGGGAGCTGCCCAGCCGGGCAGCTGTAGACCTGTGCTGGGTGGACGATGACGCCGCTTTGCTGGACGCCGCACGCGCCCTGACACTGCCGGCCGGTGAGGGATATGCCTGGTGCGCGGGCGAAGCCAACACCATGGCCGCCCTGCGCAAGATTCTGGTGGATGACAAGGGCCATGACCGGCATGCCATCCGCGCCGCTGCGTACTGGAAGCGAGGCGCGGCCAATCATCACGAGAATCTGGAATAG
- a CDS encoding VanZ family protein produces the protein MQSAAQSEVQSEVQSDKPGNSTLNQQPQRQAEKPSSQRSSQCAGRVSALVMDVLHGATWRPAWRLLTAVALLSISWLAFTPNPPPAADLGWDKANHFAAFGTLAFLGMQCLRARASRPGWVLAALLAFGVLIELVQSQVPGRDADAQDVLADMIGAVIGLLVHAAFAWLIVRLITRRSAG, from the coding sequence ATGCAGTCGGCAGCGCAGTCGGAAGTACAGTCGGAAGTGCAGTCGGACAAGCCGGGCAACAGCACGCTGAACCAGCAGCCTCAGAGGCAGGCAGAGAAGCCCTCCTCTCAGCGGTCGAGCCAATGCGCCGGGCGCGTCTCCGCCCTGGTGATGGATGTGCTTCACGGCGCCACCTGGCGCCCAGCCTGGCGCCTGTTGACCGCAGTGGCATTGCTCAGCATCAGCTGGTTAGCCTTCACCCCCAACCCACCGCCCGCCGCCGATCTGGGCTGGGACAAGGCCAACCACTTCGCTGCTTTCGGCACCCTGGCCTTTCTCGGCATGCAATGCCTGCGGGCTCGCGCCAGCCGCCCCGGGTGGGTGCTGGCCGCGCTGCTGGCGTTTGGGGTGCTGATCGAGCTCGTGCAGTCCCAGGTCCCCGGCCGGGATGCCGATGCGCAGGACGTGCTCGCCGACATGATCGGCGCGGTCATAGGCTTGCTTGTACACGCCGCCTTCGCCTGGCTGATCGTGCGGCTGATCACCCGAAGATCAGCCGGTTAA
- a CDS encoding helix-turn-helix transcriptional regulator, with protein MSLIPLSAEISPERSSNDRSEAMPPEWLQDRLLVERLLESLWSARQPSTPAQFFVWSQSRLQPLLPHQLLVCLSASPPGGRLSAQMFNLKAVPPTLQAQMESPEHGLWLHLMRRWAPGRRALVVGTDESGLFFPLLDVGLRTVLVHGVGAEGDRPDSLFLLAGEGWSTEQVQQFELLTPTLHGAWRRSRGGGPRGQAVTARSGALVTPREQQIVEGLRAGLSNEGIAVQLGISMFTVKNHVRKILRKLGASNRAQAVAIAMARRDLSESWASEG; from the coding sequence ATGTCGCTGATTCCGCTGTCTGCTGAAATCTCCCCGGAGCGCTCCTCCAACGATCGGTCCGAGGCCATGCCGCCGGAGTGGCTGCAGGACCGTCTGCTGGTCGAGCGTCTGCTGGAGTCCCTCTGGAGCGCGCGTCAACCCAGCACACCGGCCCAGTTCTTTGTGTGGAGCCAGAGTCGGCTGCAGCCGTTGCTGCCGCATCAGCTGCTGGTGTGCCTCAGCGCCAGCCCGCCTGGGGGGCGTTTGTCTGCGCAGATGTTCAATCTGAAGGCCGTGCCCCCGACCTTGCAAGCGCAGATGGAAAGCCCGGAACATGGCTTGTGGCTGCATCTGATGCGCCGTTGGGCCCCGGGTCGGCGCGCGCTCGTGGTGGGTACCGATGAATCCGGCCTGTTCTTCCCGCTGCTGGATGTGGGCCTGCGGACGGTTTTGGTGCATGGGGTGGGGGCCGAGGGAGATCGGCCGGACAGCCTGTTCCTGCTGGCGGGCGAAGGCTGGAGCACCGAGCAGGTGCAGCAGTTTGAGTTGCTCACGCCCACCCTGCATGGCGCCTGGCGGCGTTCTCGCGGCGGGGGCCCACGGGGTCAGGCCGTGACGGCCCGCAGCGGCGCCCTGGTGACGCCACGGGAGCAGCAGATCGTGGAAGGCTTGCGGGCGGGGCTCAGCAATGAGGGGATCGCGGTGCAGCTGGGCATCAGCATGTTCACCGTGAAGAATCATGTGCGCAAGATTCTGCGCAAGCTGGGCGCCAGCAACCGGGCACAGGCCGTGGCGATTGCGATGGCCCGCCGGGATCTCAGTGAAAGCTGGGCCAGCGAAGGATAG
- the egtB gene encoding ergothioneine biosynthesis protein EgtB, which produces MSVPHTPLAQRHELARRFDAVRRHTLALVETLSPEDQAAQSMPDASPAKWHQAHTSWFFEALLLRPHLPGYQPLDERYHYLFNSYYEGLGPRHPRPQRGLLTRPSLAQVRDYRLHVERHMHQLMNSCSDTLWPDVARTLELGLQHEQQHQELILTDALHLLSCHPWRPALLAHPPSHRTSLPMQWCRHDGGLVEIGHAGEGFAFDNEGPRHRQWLEPFEIGDRLVNCGEYLRFINDGGYRDPRWWLSEAWATVQAQQWQAPMYWLKDEHGDDISGSKGWSVFGLQGVKPMAPAEPVMHLSFYEAAAYAEWAGARLPSEAEWEAAIGLPGMQQLWDHAWQWTRSAYHPYPGFRPLEGVASEYNGKFMVGQLVLRGGSLATPPGHTRPTYRNFFPPGARWQFSGLRLARDAGSSSGHAPLPSPQRRPETAA; this is translated from the coding sequence ATGTCGGTTCCCCATACGCCGCTGGCTCAGCGCCATGAACTTGCTCGTCGCTTCGATGCCGTGCGCCGCCACACGCTGGCCCTCGTGGAGACCTTGTCCCCAGAGGATCAGGCCGCCCAGTCCATGCCGGACGCGAGCCCCGCCAAATGGCATCAGGCCCACACCAGCTGGTTCTTCGAAGCCCTGCTGCTCCGCCCGCACCTGCCGGGTTATCAGCCCCTGGACGAGCGCTACCATTACCTCTTCAACTCGTATTACGAAGGCCTCGGGCCCCGGCATCCCCGCCCGCAGCGCGGCCTGTTGACCCGCCCCTCGCTGGCCCAGGTGCGCGACTACCGTCTGCATGTGGAACGCCACATGCACCAGTTGATGAACAGTTGCAGCGACACACTGTGGCCAGATGTAGCCCGTACGCTGGAGCTGGGACTGCAGCATGAGCAGCAGCACCAGGAGCTGATCCTGACGGATGCGCTGCATCTGCTGTCCTGCCATCCCTGGCGGCCGGCGCTGCTGGCTCATCCGCCCAGCCACCGCACCAGCCTGCCAATGCAATGGTGCCGCCATGACGGCGGGTTGGTGGAGATCGGCCATGCGGGCGAGGGCTTCGCCTTCGACAACGAAGGCCCGCGCCATCGGCAATGGCTGGAACCCTTCGAGATCGGCGACCGCCTGGTGAATTGCGGTGAATACCTGCGGTTCATCAACGACGGCGGCTACCGCGACCCCCGCTGGTGGTTGTCCGAAGCTTGGGCCACGGTGCAGGCGCAGCAATGGCAGGCGCCGATGTACTGGCTGAAGGACGAGCACGGCGACGACATCAGCGGCAGCAAGGGATGGTCGGTCTTCGGCCTTCAAGGCGTCAAGCCGATGGCCCCCGCCGAGCCGGTGATGCATCTGAGCTTCTATGAGGCGGCGGCGTATGCGGAATGGGCCGGCGCCCGCCTGCCGTCTGAAGCCGAATGGGAGGCCGCCATCGGCCTGCCCGGCATGCAGCAGCTGTGGGACCACGCCTGGCAGTGGACCCGCTCCGCCTATCACCCCTACCCCGGCTTCCGTCCGCTGGAAGGGGTAGCCTCCGAATACAACGGCAAATTCATGGTGGGCCAGCTGGTGTTGCGAGGCGGCAGCCTGGCCACGCCGCCGGGCCATACCCGGCCCACCTACCGCAACTTCTTCCCCCCGGGCGCACGGTGGCAGTTCAGCGGCCTGCGCCTGGCCCGCGATGCCGGCAGCAGCTCGGGCCACGCACCACTTCCCTCCCCACAACGACGCCCGGAGACAGCCGCATGA
- the egtD gene encoding L-histidine N(alpha)-methyltransferase, with product MSSFADDLHAALAGPDRAISPKYFYDTKGSALFEQICELPEYYPTRTEVGLLKRHAAEIAARMGPQAQLIEYGAGALIKVRLLLAHLPTCHSFVPVDISGPHLLAACEALQRDFPSLSITPVVADFTRDHQMPTAPSNGQRIGFFPGSSIGNFTPDEALRFLRLLREELDGGALLIGADLIKDPAVLHAAYNDSNGITARFNLNLLHHAQRELGLEFNPQGFDHYAFYEPRHHRIEMHLLPRGVQELQLQGQRYRLSPGESLHTENSHKYSVEGFQAVAREAGFQPQQCWTDERGWFSLHWLAA from the coding sequence ATGAGCAGTTTCGCTGACGACCTCCACGCCGCGCTGGCGGGGCCCGATCGCGCCATCTCCCCCAAGTACTTTTACGACACCAAGGGCTCCGCCCTCTTCGAGCAGATTTGCGAGCTGCCCGAGTACTACCCCACCCGCACCGAAGTCGGGCTGCTCAAGCGCCATGCGGCGGAGATCGCCGCCCGCATGGGGCCGCAGGCCCAATTGATCGAATACGGTGCCGGTGCGTTGATCAAGGTGCGTCTGCTGCTGGCGCATCTGCCCACCTGCCACAGCTTTGTGCCGGTGGACATCTCCGGCCCCCACCTGCTGGCGGCCTGCGAGGCGCTTCAGCGCGACTTCCCGTCACTGTCCATCACCCCGGTGGTGGCGGATTTCACGCGCGACCATCAGATGCCCACGGCACCGTCCAACGGGCAGCGGATCGGTTTCTTCCCGGGGTCCAGCATCGGCAATTTCACGCCGGACGAAGCCCTGCGCTTTCTGAGGCTGCTGCGGGAGGAATTGGACGGTGGCGCGCTGCTGATCGGTGCTGACCTGATCAAGGACCCAGCCGTCCTGCACGCCGCCTACAACGACTCGAATGGCATCACCGCCCGCTTCAATCTCAACCTGCTGCACCATGCGCAGCGGGAGCTGGGGCTGGAATTCAATCCGCAGGGGTTTGATCACTACGCGTTTTACGAGCCCCGGCACCATCGCATCGAGATGCATCTGCTGCCGCGTGGTGTGCAGGAACTGCAGCTCCAGGGTCAACGCTACCGTCTGTCACCCGGCGAAAGCCTGCACACCGAAAACTCCCACAAATACAGTGTGGAAGGATTTCAGGCGGTGGCGCGGGAGGCCGGCTTCCAGCCGCAACAATGCTGGACGGACGAGCGCGGGTGGTTCAGCCTGCATTGGCTGGCCGCTTGA
- a CDS encoding N-acyl amino acid synthase FeeM domain-containing protein yields the protein MSDEAPGLSIELDAPASPLQAFQPISRQIAFLRSDSVHLHFRDTEAGRLEIRALMDDAAGLDLMKRRYASRGYKLTRPADVTLGAYWEGRLVSTLGIRRDAGVLGADQSFSDELGRMRRQGLQLCEFTRLAAEPDSPSKLVLASLFHFAYLHAFHHWNANHLVIEVNPRHKAFYQRMLEFKVHGDARLHRGVGAPAVLMSLKVQDGIQQLKRLGGTLHEGGRCRSLFPYFFRKSDEPELLRRLADVYGYGLND from the coding sequence ATGAGCGATGAAGCGCCTGGTTTGAGCATCGAGCTGGATGCCCCTGCAAGTCCATTGCAGGCCTTCCAGCCGATCTCTCGGCAAATCGCGTTCCTTCGCTCTGATTCCGTCCATCTGCATTTCCGGGATACGGAAGCAGGGCGCTTGGAAATACGCGCGCTGATGGATGATGCGGCGGGTCTGGATCTGATGAAACGGCGTTACGCCTCGCGGGGCTACAAGCTCACGCGGCCAGCGGATGTCACGCTGGGGGCCTACTGGGAAGGCCGTTTGGTGTCGACCCTGGGCATCCGCCGTGATGCGGGTGTTCTTGGTGCGGACCAGAGTTTTTCGGATGAGCTGGGCCGCATGCGGCGCCAGGGCCTGCAGCTGTGTGAATTCACCCGGCTCGCGGCGGAGCCGGATTCACCGTCCAAGTTGGTGCTAGCCAGCCTGTTTCACTTTGCCTACCTGCATGCGTTCCATCACTGGAATGCCAATCACCTGGTGATTGAAGTGAACCCGCGTCACAAAGCCTTTTACCAGCGCATGCTGGAATTCAAGGTGCACGGCGACGCGCGTCTTCACCGTGGCGTGGGGGCGCCGGCCGTGCTGATGAGCCTGAAGGTGCAGGACGGCATCCAGCAGCTCAAGCGGCTGGGTGGCACCTTGCATGAGGGCGGCCGCTGCCGCTCGCTGTTTCCGTATTTCTTCCGCAAGAGCGACGAGCCGGAGTTGCTGCGCCGGCTGGCCGATGTCTACGGTTACGGTCTGAACGACTGA